The following coding sequences are from one Buchnera aphidicola (Periphyllus testudinaceus) window:
- the sucB gene encoding dihydrolipoyllysine-residue succinyltransferase — protein MEKKLQILVPELPESVHHAKIIKWHKKIGDFVKRDDVLVDLETDKIIIEVPAANSGELVFINKNSGDLVKANDLLCYIKKKTINFEETFEINKNLSPSLRRTLKLSKKNKNSDIQENKINNKTLNEIKTYKINKNKINNNFLSNDKLKIKKITDISTFRKKISEKLVKSKNETAMLTTFNEVNMESIIKIRKNFGDSFKKKHNIKLGLMSFFVKAVYISLKDYPQINASINENKIIFYDSFNINIAISTDRGLVAPVLFDVNKMSMADIEKKIHFYSTQGRNGKLTMNDLNGGTFTITNGGVFGSLFSTPIINSPQTAILGTHVIKNRTIVTEEKKIKIAPMMYISLSYDHRLIDGKDSVGFLMKIKNTLENFFCVTLDI, from the coding sequence ATGGAAAAAAAATTACAAATTTTAGTGCCTGAGCTTCCTGAATCTGTTCATCATGCAAAAATTATTAAATGGCATAAAAAAATTGGAGATTTTGTAAAAAGAGATGATGTATTAGTAGATCTAGAAACAGATAAAATTATAATAGAAGTTCCTGCAGCGAATTCTGGAGAATTAGTTTTTATTAATAAAAATTCTGGAGATTTAGTAAAAGCAAATGATTTATTATGTTATATCAAAAAAAAAACAATTAATTTTGAAGAAACGTTTGAAATAAATAAAAATTTGTCTCCTTCTCTTAGACGAACTTTAAAATTATCTAAAAAAAATAAAAATTCTGATATTCAAGAAAATAAAATAAATAATAAAACATTAAATGAGATTAAAACTTATAAAATAAATAAAAATAAAATTAATAATAATTTTTTATCAAATGATAAATTAAAAATAAAAAAAATTACTGATATATCTACTTTTAGAAAAAAAATTTCTGAAAAACTTGTAAAATCTAAAAATGAAACAGCTATGTTAACAACTTTTAATGAAGTTAATATGGAATCAATAATTAAAATTAGAAAAAATTTTGGAGATTCTTTTAAAAAAAAACATAATATAAAACTTGGATTAATGTCTTTTTTTGTAAAAGCTGTATATATTTCATTAAAAGATTACCCGCAAATTAATGCTTCTATTAATGAAAATAAAATAATTTTTTATGATAGTTTTAATATTAATATTGCTATTTCTACTGATCGAGGATTAGTAGCTCCAGTTTTATTTGATGTAAATAAAATGAGTATGGCAGATATTGAAAAAAAAATACATTTTTATTCTACTCAAGGTAGAAATGGAAAACTTACAATGAATGATTTAAATGGAGGTACTTTTACTATAACAAATGGAGGGGTATTTGGATCTTTATTTTCTACACCTATTATTAATTCTCCTCAAACAGCTATATTAGGTACTCATGTAATTAAAAATAGAACAATAGTGACTGAAGAAAAAAAAATAAAAATTGCTCCAATGATGTATATTTCATTATCTTACGATCATAGATTAATTGATGGAAAAGATTCAGTTGGTTTTTTAATGAAAATAAAAAATACTTTAGAAAATTTTTTTTGTGTAACTTTAGATATTTAA
- the gpmA gene encoding 2,3-diphosphoglycerate-dependent phosphoglycerate mutase produces MTSKIVFLRHGESQWNELNKFTGWNDIFLTKKGVKEAKKAGKILKKNNINFDIAYTSVLTRAIHTLWKILKKIKQPWIQVKKTWRLNERHYGALQGLNKEEIIPFYGKKKVSDWRRSFCSIPPKMNTVNDKFSGYDSRYSSMKKNNVPLGESLELTLNRVLPYWNNVILPQIKKNKNIIIVAHGNSLRALIKFLDKINEKDIPDLDIPTGKPIIYKFDKKFNPIGYYFL; encoded by the coding sequence ATGACATCTAAAATAGTCTTTTTAAGACATGGAGAAAGTCAATGGAATGAATTAAATAAATTTACTGGATGGAATGATATTTTTTTAACTAAAAAAGGAGTTAAAGAAGCAAAAAAAGCCGGAAAAATCTTAAAAAAAAATAATATAAATTTTGATATAGCTTATACATCTGTATTAACACGAGCTATTCATACTCTTTGGAAAATATTAAAAAAAATTAAACAACCATGGATACAAGTAAAAAAAACTTGGAGATTAAATGAACGACATTATGGAGCGTTACAGGGTTTAAATAAAGAAGAAATTATACCATTTTATGGAAAAAAAAAAGTTTCAGATTGGAGAAGAAGTTTTTGTTCTATACCTCCAAAAATGAATACAGTAAATGATAAATTTTCTGGTTATGATTCTAGATATTCTTCAATGAAAAAAAATAATGTACCATTAGGAGAAAGCTTAGAATTAACTTTGAATAGAGTTCTTCCTTATTGGAATAATGTTATTTTACCTCAAATAAAAAAAAATAAAAACATTATTATTGTTGCTCATGGAAATTCTTTACGAGCTTTAATAAAATTTTTAGATAAAATAAATGAAAAAGATATTCCAGATTTAGATATACCTACAGGGAAACCTATAATATATAAGTTTGATAAAAAATTTAATCCTATAGGATATTATTTTTTATAG
- the pfkA gene encoding 6-phosphofructokinase: MIKKIAVLTSGGDSPGMNAAIKSIVQISVKNKIKVSGILDGYLGLCKNNIIELNESNVSNIINQGGTILRTARYKNFCKKKEVKIAIKNMKKNNIDALIVIGGNGTYIGAYKIHKMGFPCIGIPGTIDNDVSGTDYTIGYSTALETIVQSIDKLKDTTCSHQRISIVEIMGRKCGDLTISSSIACSCEFFIIPEMLYDEKKLIYNIQNSIKKGKTHLIIVITEKICDVRKLAEKIELKTKKETRATILGHIQRGGAPVAFDRILASRMGFYSVQLLLNNKFGKCIGIKNNKIIDNNFSYALKFFKKKSIKELITNNLYKL; the protein is encoded by the coding sequence ATGATTAAAAAAATAGCAGTTCTTACTAGTGGAGGAGATTCTCCAGGAATGAATGCTGCTATTAAAAGCATAGTTCAAATATCTGTTAAAAATAAAATAAAAGTTTCGGGAATTTTAGATGGTTATTTAGGGCTTTGTAAAAATAATATAATAGAATTAAATGAAAGCAATGTTTCTAATATTATTAATCAAGGCGGAACAATTCTTCGCACAGCTCGTTATAAAAATTTTTGCAAAAAAAAAGAAGTAAAAATAGCCATAAAAAATATGAAAAAAAATAATATTGATGCTTTAATAGTTATTGGAGGTAATGGAACGTATATTGGAGCTTATAAAATACATAAAATGGGTTTTCCATGTATAGGAATTCCTGGAACAATAGATAATGATGTTTCTGGAACAGATTATACAATTGGTTATAGTACAGCTTTAGAAACTATTGTTCAATCTATAGATAAATTAAAAGATACAACATGTTCTCATCAAAGAATTTCAATTGTTGAAATAATGGGAAGAAAATGTGGAGATTTAACAATTTCTTCTTCTATTGCTTGTAGTTGTGAATTTTTTATTATTCCTGAAATGTTATATGATGAAAAAAAATTAATATATAATATTCAAAACAGCATTAAAAAAGGAAAAACACATTTAATAATTGTTATTACAGAAAAAATTTGTGATGTAAGAAAATTAGCTGAAAAAATAGAATTGAAAACAAAAAAAGAAACTAGAGCTACAATTCTTGGACATATCCAAAGAGGAGGAGCTCCAGTAGCATTTGATAGAATTCTAGCTTCTAGAATGGGATTTTATTCAGTTCAACTTTTATTAAATAACAAATTTGGAAAATGCATTGGAATAAAAAATAATAAAATTATTGATAATAATTTTAGTTATGCTTTAAAATTTTTTAAAAAAAAATCTATAAAAGAACTAATAACTAATAATTTATATAAATTATAA
- the tpiA gene encoding triose-phosphate isomerase encodes MIKPIIVANWKLYGNKTFVQEFSKYFNLNLKNYLKKNTIIIAPPIIYIEYMKKLINEKNIFFSSQNIDYHNEGAFTGEISSRMLNDIGVKYVILGHSERRKNHFESNKLIAKKFHSVKKNNLIPILCIGETKEEKKLELTEKILKKQIDEIFLKCGKFAFNKTIVAYEPIWAIGSGKTATPNLINKILKMIKKYIIKNSFNNIKLYMQYGGSVSPENIKNIINEKYVDGVLIGSGSLNFKNFKKIIQISSNFNKKKTSS; translated from the coding sequence ATGATAAAACCTATTATTGTAGCAAATTGGAAATTATATGGAAATAAAACTTTTGTACAAGAATTTTCAAAATATTTCAATTTAAATTTAAAAAATTATTTAAAAAAAAATACAATTATTATAGCTCCTCCAATTATATATATTGAGTATATGAAAAAACTTATAAATGAAAAAAATATATTTTTTTCATCTCAAAATATTGATTATCATAATGAAGGTGCTTTTACTGGAGAAATATCTTCAAGAATGTTAAATGATATTGGAGTAAAATATGTAATATTAGGTCATTCTGAAAGAAGAAAAAATCATTTTGAAAGTAATAAATTAATAGCAAAAAAATTTCATTCTGTTAAAAAAAATAACCTTATTCCAATATTATGTATTGGAGAAACAAAAGAAGAAAAAAAATTAGAACTAACAGAAAAAATTTTAAAAAAACAAATTGATGAAATATTTTTAAAATGTGGAAAATTTGCTTTTAATAAAACCATTGTCGCATATGAACCAATATGGGCTATTGGTAGCGGAAAAACAGCAACTCCAAATTTAATTAACAAAATTCTTAAAATGATAAAAAAATATATTATTAAAAATAGCTTTAATAATATTAAATTATATATGCAATATGGAGGATCTGTATCTCCTGAAAATATTAAAAATATAATTAATGAAAAATATGTTGATGGAGTTTTAATTGGATCAGGATCGTTAAATTTTAAAAATTTTAAAAAAATAATTCAAATTTCTTCTAATTTTAATAAAAAAAAAACATCTTCATAA
- the rpsA gene encoding 30S ribosomal protein S1, whose translation MKESFEQLFNKSLESTQTKIGSIITGTVLTIEKEIVIVDSGLKSESIIPIEQFIDSKGNIEIKVGDKIKLALDTVENGFGETILSREKAKRHQSWLILEKAHKNSKNIEGIINGKVKGGFTVELKNIRAFLPGSLVDIRPIRETSHLEGKKLIFKVIKLDQKRNNVVVSRRAVIESENSEERELLLKSIKEGMKIKGIVKNLTDYGAFIDLGGVDGLLHITDMAWKRVKHPNEIVNIGEEILVKILKFDTEKTRVSLGLKQLGEDPWNNISIRYPEKSKITGKITNLTDYGCFVEIEEGIEGLVHISEMNWTNKNIHPSKVVKLNEIIEVMVLDIDEERRRISLGLKQCTKNPWKEFEKINKKGTKVNGTIKSITDFGIFVGLEGGIDGLVHLSDIDWKIPGEQAVKNFKKGDKILAIVLQVDSDRERISLGIKHIKEDPFYKYIKKNKKGSIVFGKIKSFNIKDKIVVSLKKNITGILHFLNMKNEDIEVQKNQLKNQEKSKFIINSIDRKKRIIFLSYELINKKKKSSDLEIVSNKKKKSSDLEIVSNKKKKSSDLEIVSNKKKKSSDSEIVSNKKKKSSDSENFSHTIIDAFTDVKNPE comes from the coding sequence ATGAAAGAATCATTTGAACAATTGTTTAATAAATCATTAGAATCTACTCAAACAAAAATTGGATCAATAATTACAGGAACTGTTCTTACAATAGAAAAAGAAATTGTTATAGTTGATTCAGGACTAAAATCAGAATCTATTATTCCTATTGAACAATTTATAGATTCTAAAGGAAATATAGAAATTAAAGTTGGCGATAAAATAAAATTAGCTCTTGATACAGTAGAAAATGGATTTGGAGAAACAATATTGTCTCGAGAAAAAGCTAAAAGACATCAATCTTGGTTAATTTTAGAAAAAGCTCATAAAAATTCAAAAAATATAGAAGGAATAATTAATGGAAAAGTAAAAGGAGGTTTTACAGTTGAATTAAAAAATATTCGAGCTTTTTTACCAGGATCTTTAGTTGATATTAGACCAATTCGAGAAACTTCGCATCTTGAAGGAAAAAAATTAATATTTAAAGTAATAAAACTAGATCAAAAGAGAAATAATGTAGTTGTCTCAAGAAGAGCAGTTATAGAATCTGAAAATAGTGAAGAACGCGAATTACTTTTAAAAAGCATTAAAGAAGGAATGAAAATTAAAGGAATAGTAAAAAATTTAACAGATTATGGAGCTTTTATTGATTTAGGTGGTGTAGATGGATTATTACATATTACTGATATGGCATGGAAAAGAGTAAAACATCCAAATGAAATAGTAAATATTGGAGAAGAAATTTTAGTTAAAATACTTAAATTTGATACAGAAAAAACAAGAGTTTCTTTAGGATTAAAACAATTAGGAGAAGATCCTTGGAACAATATTTCTATTCGATATCCAGAAAAATCTAAAATTACTGGAAAAATTACAAATTTAACAGATTATGGATGTTTTGTAGAAATTGAAGAAGGAATTGAAGGCTTAGTTCATATATCTGAAATGAATTGGACAAATAAAAATATTCATCCTTCAAAAGTAGTAAAATTAAACGAAATTATAGAAGTTATGGTTTTAGATATTGATGAAGAAAGAAGAAGAATTTCATTAGGATTAAAACAATGTACTAAAAACCCATGGAAAGAATTTGAAAAAATAAATAAAAAAGGAACTAAAGTAAATGGAACAATTAAATCTATTACAGATTTTGGAATTTTTGTGGGATTAGAAGGAGGAATTGATGGATTAGTTCATTTATCTGATATAGATTGGAAAATTCCTGGAGAACAAGCAGTAAAAAATTTTAAAAAAGGAGATAAAATTTTAGCTATAGTTTTACAAGTTGATTCCGATAGAGAAAGAATTTCATTGGGTATTAAACATATTAAAGAAGATCCATTTTATAAATATATTAAAAAAAATAAAAAAGGATCCATTGTATTTGGAAAAATTAAATCTTTTAATATAAAAGATAAAATTGTTGTGTCCCTTAAAAAAAATATTACTGGTATTCTTCATTTTTTAAATATGAAAAACGAAGATATTGAAGTTCAAAAAAATCAATTAAAAAATCAAGAAAAATCAAAATTTATTATTAACAGTATAGATCGTAAAAAAAGAATAATATTTCTATCTTATGAATTAATAAATAAAAAAAAAAAATCAAGTGATTTAGAAATTGTTTCTAATAAAAAAAAAAAATCAAGTGATTTAGAAATTGTTTCTAATAAAAAAAAAAAATCAAGTGATTTAGAAATTGTTTCTAATAAAAAAAAAAAATCAAGTGATTCAGAAATTGTTTCTAATAAAAAAAAAAAATCAAGTGATTCAGAAAACTTTTCTCATACTATAATTGATGCTTTTACTGATGTTAAAAATCCTGAGTAA